The Coffea eugenioides isolate CCC68of chromosome 8, Ceug_1.0, whole genome shotgun sequence genome has a segment encoding these proteins:
- the LOC113779056 gene encoding scarecrow-like protein 28, which yields MLAGCSSTLLSPRHRLRSEAPAQFQACHFPSMSTQRLDLPCSFTRKDTPRNQTIRPVGLSVDKPIEAKTSSCSLKQNIRLPPSATTAQTGAYIEGSRKENRNEFWEKNKSLKRYAEQGPFAGDDDESCMIRAKRKRGNGKSQDFPEEEKKLTLGQLGSGSFWLQQPPFDVPRSVPLIAGLSSPQIPLSLSYSGDEDRVCFVPSDVISPPLPLSNNPWVESVVTQITDLGDKNVETGQGPAKEASASSTSSESQGLVLRLNENPTEHEIGNGSKRPNTSEIAEVVAGQNDDDNHREHDGFELVSLLVACADAIASKNILAINHFIARLGELASPRGSPISRLTAYFTEALSLRVARFWPHIFHISPPRDLDRVDDDCGTSLRLLNQVSPIPRFIHFTSNEILLRAFEGKDRVHIIDFDIKQGLQWPSLFQSLASRTNPPSHIRITGIGESKQELIETGDRLAGFAEALNLPFEFHPVVDRLEDVRLWMLHVKEKESVAVNCIFQLHKMLYDSTGGVLRDFLGLIRSTNPTVVLMGEQEAEHNGPGFETRLTNSLKYYSAIFDSLEENIAADSPIRMKIEEMFAREIRNIIACEGQERFERHQGFVKWQKMMEQGGFRSLNTGERELLQSRMLLKMYGSENYKVEKQGEDGAALTLSWLDQPLYTISAWWSIDVAGSSSSFSQRVD from the coding sequence ATGTTGGCTGGGTGCTCTTCCACATTGTTGTCACCTAGGCATAGATTGAGGAGTGAAGCACCTGCACAGTTCCAAGCCTGTCATTTCCCTTCAATGAGCACACAAAGATTGGATTTGCCATGTAGTTTCACACGAAAAGATACACCGAGGAACCAAACCATCAGGCCTGTAGGCCTTTCTGTTGATAAGCCTATTGAAGCCAAGACCAGTAGCTGTTCCCTTAAGCAGAACATCAGGTTACCTCCTTCGGCTACGACTGCACAGACTGGAGCATATATTGAGGGTAGTAGGAAAGAGAACAGAAATGAGTTTTGGGAGAAAAACAAGAGCTTGAAGAGGTATGCAGAGCAAGGTCCTTTTGCTGGTGATGATGATGAGTCCTGTATGATTAGAGCTAAGAGGAAAAGGGGAAATGGGAAGTCCCAAGATTTTccagaggaagaaaagaagctGACTTTAGGCCAATTGGGAAGTGGGAGTTTTTGGTTGCAACAACCGCCTTTTGATGTGCCTCGATCGGTTCCATTGATTGCAGGGCTTAGTTCACCACAAattcctctctctctttcatATTCTGGAGATGAGGACCGTGTGTGTTTTGTGCCCAGCGACGTCATATCACCGCCTTTGCCTTTATCAAACAATCCTTGGGTGGAATCTGTTGTCACTCAAATTACAGACTTAGGTGACAAGAATGTGGAGACTGGTCAGGGTCCAGCAAAAGAGGCTTCTGCATCAAGTACTTCATCGGAGAGTCAAGGTTTGGTTCTGAGGCTAAACGAGAATCCCACAGAGCATGAGATTGGCAATGGCTCTAAACGGCCTAATACAAGTGAGATTGCTGAGGTTGTAGCAGGCCAAAATGACGATGACAACCACAGGGAACATGATGGTTTTGAGCTTGTCAGCTTACTAGTAGCTTGTGCTGATGCAATTGCCTCGAAGAACATTCTGGCCATTAACCATTTTATAGCCAGATTAGGGGAGCTCGCTTCTCCAAGGGGATCTCCTATAAGTCGCCTCACTGCTTACTTCACCGAGGCCTTGTCTCTGCGAGTTGCTAGGTTTTGGCCTCATATATTTCATATTTCACCACCTCGGGATCTTGATCGTGTTGATGATGATTGTGGTACTTCGTTGAGGCTTTTGAATCAGGTCAGTCCAATTCCAAGGTTTATACATTTTACATCAAATGAGATCCTGTTGAGAGCTTTTGAAGGAAAGGACAGGGTTCACATAATAGATTTTGACATCAAGCAAGGGCTTCAATGGCCTAGTCTGTTTCAGAGTTTGGCTTCTAGGACAAATCCTCCCAGCCATATAAGGATTACTGGTATAGGTGAATCCAAACAGGAGTTGATTGAAACGGGAGATAGGCTAGCTGGATTTGCTGAGGCATTAAATCTGCCTTTCGAGTTTCATCCAGTGGTTGATAGGTTAGAAGATGTGAGGCTCTGGATGCTTCATGTTAAGGAGAAAGAAAGTGTGGCCGTCAACTGCATCTTTCAGTTACACAAGATGCTTTATGATAGTACAGGTGGCGTTCTGAGGGATTTTTTGGGGCTAATTCGTAGCACAAACCCCACAGTTGTTCTTATGGGAGAGCAAGAAGCTGAGCACAATGGTCCTGGCTTTGAAACAAGGCTCACCAATTCGTTGAAGTATTATTCTGCCATTTTTGACTCTCTTGAAGAAAACATTGCAGCAGATAGTCCAattaggatgaagattgagGAAATGTTCGCCCGTGAAATCAGGAACATCATTGCATGCGAAGGACAAGAAAGGTTTGAAAGGCATCAAGGTTTTGTGAAGTGGCAGAAGATGATGGAGCAGGGTGGTTTTCGATCATTAAACACTGGGGAGAGGGAATTACTGCAGAGTCGAATGCTGTTGAAGATGTATGGTTCTGAGAATTATAAGGTGGAAAAGCAGGGTGAGGATGGAGCAGCACTTACATTGAGTTGGTTAGATCAGCCTCTTTACACAATCTCAGCATGGTGGTCAATTGACGTTGCAGGCAGCTCATCATCGTTTTCTCAGAGAGTTGATTGA